The Vitis vinifera cultivar Pinot Noir 40024 chromosome 8, ASM3070453v1 genome segment GTGAAAGTAGGATGAAATTAGATTTGATTTGTGTTAGGTAGGAAGGAGCTAGCAGAGTGAGTTATGCAATCTTGTTGGCGATCATGAGATAAGTTATTGGACTGAATTTGCTTAGATcgcattttttaaattctttaaaataaggCAACTACGGATTTATCAAAGGAGTAAAATGCATGCAGAAATAGTGATAGAGTATTTCCCAGGTCAGGCATTATATTTTCACCATATCCATGTCTATCAGAAAGATTATTAAAATCTTTAACATTATCTTTTGCATGTATTTTGCCTTGCCATTGTTGTCAGAATGTCGTTGTTATGCAAAGTATTAAACAGTCACACAGTTACTCTTACTTCAAGAAATTGTTACGGAATTGATAGAAAATGGGCAAAAAATTGCAGATTGTATTGCTGATTCCATgatttttttgcaattttctGGAAAAATTGCTGGCCCCTAAAAACTTGAAATGAAAGGTGCAAAATGCTGGGCTCGAGCCTTAGTACTGTAGCTGAAAGTAAAAGAATATACCACTATGCTAAAGTTTTCAACAATGTGTAGATTTGGCCccaataaaatatattcatgttttttttttttttccctatactagttttgaaaaaccaaaaaatattcTAACAACTGGTTTTCAAAAACTCTTAACAAAAGCTTGATCGTCTACGCACATCATTCTAACTTCCTTTCATAGTCTTTATTATTGCTGATTTTAAACATGtagaaaatcatattttgaaagtaaattttttatattataaaaaataaaatttgaaagtaaacaTGATGTGTAGAATGCCTGTGGAAAGAAGGTTGACAATTTCCTAGTTGTTAAATTTTGTTTGTAAAGTGACAGtttcaaaaccaaaaaagagTAAATGAGAATGGTGAATAACAAGGGAAAAAGGAGAATTGATAGTCCTTGGAAGAACGTTAAGTCTGggattttgcaaatgaaaagGCTCATCTTCTTACTATAAATCATTCTGCAACTTGAATATCAAATCATCACCAATAGAAAAGCAAGTAAAGTGGTTGAAATCTGTTCTTCCTGATTAAAAGAGAGCCCTCTAAAATAACTTCCCATGGGTATAAACGTGAGTCTGTTGGTGTTTCATCTATATGAGTGCAAGCTGTAGATGCTTCTAATAACACTATTCCATGAAGAGTTATTTTCCATAtgaaacctccacaaccatttaaCCTAGAAGGCTCGATTCCTTTGGGGATCCCCCAAAGTCTCAATCCCTTCTCTTCTTTATACTCACAAACCTGGTTCCAACTCAGTAGATGAGAATTCTTCACTTCCCAAaactcaaccaaacaaaatGACTCTTAAGTTTACTCAATCCTAGATGTCATCTTGATTAGAATGTTGATAGATGTGGATTGTTGGACCATAAGCTACACTGGAATCTTGAAGATAAATAAGTACTAATAGGCATATGAGCTGGACAAGATTCCATGAAAGACACTCATATTATATACCTTCAATTAAAGGAAATATTTTAGTCATTTGTAGAAAATTTGTTAAGCTAATCTTTGTTAGGGAACtgtaaacatattttttattttggccCACCAGAGTGTGTAGCAGCTTAGGGACGGTGCCATCTGGCAATGAATTAGGAGGCTCGAGTTTGAGCCTTCTCAATATTTAAGTGGTGTTGGGTTGAAGTGTGGGCCCATATCACTTAGGGTTTACTTTGTGGGCATTTAGGATAGATGTCTCATTGTAAGGGTGGATTccctattataaaaaaatacatattttttattttgagctTTTTGATAAAATGTCAAGGTACATGACAAAGTAAAAAACAGAGAGTAACAAGGAAAGAAGATCATGGAAAGAAGAAAGGAGTAGACAACTGATAAACACTTCTACTTCAGAAACTCTCCTTTTCTATTTCTTGTCAACATAGGGTTCTTGCAAAGATGTTTGGCTTGGACTAGATCAGTTATACAGGTAGTTATTGTTGTGATTTGTGGAAGGCTGCTTATAAAGTCTTATTGCCTGACTTACATATCACAGTACAATGATAATGAAGCCTCATATTTCAAGTATTCTACATGAATCCTTCTCTGCCATTCCACTTCGCTGTAGGGTCACACCCACAAGTGTCTAATATGGATTTGGATCTTTTTTGAATTTCTGTTCTACTTGGATTACACATGTACAGTACACATTTTGAACACGGACATGGATCCTTTATGAAAGTGATCATGGCACTTAGATTTTAGGATGGATATATTTATGAAGTATTGTTCTTACCATAAATGCTAATTCCCAGCAATGTTTAATTTGTATAGCACTGTTCTGGCAGGGTCAATTTTGGCTCTAGATTGTTACATTTGGTAATCCATTAAATTCCTTCTCctctctcctttttcttcttactcTCTGGCATGCagaaccaatttttttttctctggatGGTTACATTTGGCAACCCATAAAATTCTTTcttctctcctttttcttttatgccTAAAATCCTAGGTATGGTATCAAACCCTAATTGATATAAATAGTTTATGCCAGAGGGCCATGGCATGAAGAGCAActgatttattatttgtttcttcAACTATCTTATTCCTCCTCATTTTTGCATCAAGAAGATTCTTTCTTCATCTTAGCTTTCTTGCTGCAGCACCAGGGGCAGTAATAACTCAGTTGCTAAGGGATTAGCTATTAGTCTCTTATTACGTCGTTTACAGAAAAAAAGAGACTTAAGGGGAGATTTAAGGCCTGATGCGTTAGAGAATCATGTATGTACCCCCATCATGGAAATCGTACGCTTCAGTTGTCTCATGTTTGGTCCAAATTGGTTTTATTGTTGTGTCCACATCCTTTGGAGCTGCTTCTCTgtttaattgtttatttattgtcTGCAATCATTCAATTACTAATGTTTGCATCCTATTCACTACATTTTGCAACACTTTATTCTTTCCTATGCGTTACTGGacaaaaaattgtcaaaaaaaCTGTTCTATGTTTTGTCTGAAAATATGAGCTTTGCTATTCTGAACTGTTGGAATATGTTTTTAACTCCCATCAATCTTAttgctgttttttctttttcacagtACAACAGAACTCAGCATGCTATCCCTCAGAGCATGTGGGACCATCTATGAAGCCATCGAGCATGCACCGTCATATTAGTTCCGGCTTGTCTAATGCTTTTACCAATGGTGGGTCATCACTGCAAACCAGTATGCACACAGCTGTGGATATGTCTGCCAATACCTGTAGAATTGATGCCCCACAGGACATGCTTTCTACTCGGAGCCCAAACCTGGGTTTAATGCAAGGAATGAATGGAGGGATGATCAAACCAGAAGCTGGTTATTCAGGCAGTTCCCCATTCATGTTTGGTGCTGATAACACTGCCCTGGAAAAACGAGTAGCCATTGGAGATGCATCAGTTACACCTTTCTCAAGTGTAGTGTCAAACTCCCAAACCTTGGGCGAGCCTCTTCTGGACTCTGACACTTCTACATATGGATTTTTGGGGCAGATTCCTCAAAGTTTCAGCCTCTCTGATTTGACAGCTGGATTTTCTCAGAGCTCTGGTCTGTCCTCTTGCTCCTTTGTTTCCTGCCCTTGTTGTAGTTTTCCATTGCTCAATATCGATGCTCTAAAAccttttgatttcattaaagaCCCTAGCCAATTTCCCCATGAATCAATAAGAACTTGTTGGGGTTAAATTGTGGATTGGGTTATGAGTTAATTTAAGGCATGTGTCTATAACGTTAATCAACTTTTGAGCTCTACAAATATGTTGCACGATTAATAATTCAGTTCAAAATTTTCAGATATACTAGAAAGCTATCCTAGATCACCCTTCCTAACAACAGATACAGACAACTTCATGGATTCTCGTGGAAGGGGAGAAAACCAAGGTGAGGtttcttttatttctattatgtTTTTCATGTGGTAAAGAAGGGGACTGATACTTGTGTTTTAGAATTGCAGGAGACAGTAAAAGATTGGACACCATATCAGAAGGGTTAAGCTATGAAGACTTTCCCAGTGACTGATTAAATAAATCCCAACTGTGAGTTTCTTCCCTTGAGTCAATTCTTCTGTAATCTAGTGAAATTTTCTGTTATTGACCAGTCCAATGCAACCTTTGTGCTCAAATCCATTTAGCAATGATTGATTGAACCCCTTTCTTGCTGTTCCTAGCTAAGCTTGTTAAGCAATGATCTATGTCCCTTCTAAGCTGATTCTGAGCACTCGTATCACTGAGGATGGGATTTAGTTTTCTGAATCTGACATGCGATGAGGGAACCTCTGCTGTTGCTTCGTTATGCTGGACACTTCCAAACCAGTTTACCTTATCTATTTTCCAAAATGCTTCCCCCCGAATATTATAATTGATACtgttaaattatcaaaattcaaattgcACATCTCATAGGTCATAACTAAAGTACAGCCGCATTTTTCATTGAGATCTATGAATATTTCAGTCAGATCTTAGATTCTGTTTGATACAAATTACAATAATGCTTGGTGTCACTTTCTGATATAAAGACTGtcaactttttattatttcctcTTTCTTTGACAAATTATTCAGGGCCTTCAGGGAAAGCGCATGAAATTGAAGCCATTTCATTTTTCCCCCTTGTAGCATTTTAGATGAATCtatatattcttttcatttctttttcttctcaataGGAAATAAACAATTTGGAACATCAATATGTGCtttatgttgtttttatttattttatttgaggcTATTCCATA includes the following:
- the LOC100265940 gene encoding uncharacterized protein LOC100265940 isoform X1, whose amino-acid sequence is MSSGAARRVSRQDIQLVQNLIERCLQLYMNQKEVVETLLDQAKIEPDFTELVWQKLVEENQDFFEAYHLRLMVKHQINVFNELLKQQVDLMHRICPARVDTVPIPNGSQLSALQQNSACYPSEHVGPSMKPSSMHRHISSGLSNAFTNGGSSLQTSMHTAVDMSANTCRIDAPQDMLSTRSPNLGLMQGMNGGMIKPEAGYSGSSPFMFGADNTALEKRVAIGDASVTPFSSVVSNSQTLGEPLLDSDTSTYGFLGQIPQSFSLSDLTAGFSQSSDILESYPRSPFLTTDTDNFMDSRGRGENQGDSKRLDTISEGLSYEDFPSD
- the LOC100265940 gene encoding uncharacterized protein LOC100265940 isoform X2; translated protein: MSSGAARRVSRQDIQLVQNLIERCLQLYMNQKEVVETLLDQAKIEPDFTELVWQKLVEENQDFFEAYHLRLMVKHQINVFNELLKQQVDLMHRICPARVDTVPIPNGSQLSALQQNSACYPSEHVGPSMKPSSMHRHISSGLSNAFTNGGSSLQTSMHTAVDMSANTCRIDAPQDMLSTRSPNLGLMQGMNGGMIKPEAGYSGSSPFMFGADNTALEKRVAIGDASVTPFSSVVSNSQTLGEPLLDSDTSTYGFLGQIPQSFSLSDLTAGFSQSSDILESYPRSPFLTTDTDNFMDSRGRGENQELQETVKDWTPYQKG